Proteins from a single region of Nerophis ophidion isolate RoL-2023_Sa linkage group LG10, RoL_Noph_v1.0, whole genome shotgun sequence:
- the LOC133559846 gene encoding fatty acid-binding protein, intestinal-like, protein MAFNGTWKVDRSENYDKFMEQMGINVMKRKLAEHDNLKIIIEQNGDNFHIKESSTFRTKDIDFTLGTAFDYSLADGTDVSGTWQIEGDVLKGKFTRKDNNKVLTTTRSLVSGELVQTYNYEDVDAKRIFQKQ, encoded by the exons ATGGCGTTCAACGGAACCTGGAAAGTTGACCGTAGCGAGAACTATGACAAGTTCATGGAACAAATGG GCATTAATGTGATGAAGCGCAAGCTGGCTGAACACGACAACCTGAAGATCATCATTGAGCAGAACGGCGACAACTTTCACATCAAAGAATCCAGCACGTTCCGCACTAAAGACATCGACTTCACCCTCGGGACCGCCTTCGACTACAGCCTGGCTGACGGCACTGACGTCTCA GGCACGTGGCAGATAGAAGGAGATGTGCTAAAGGGTAAATTCACCAGAAAAGATAACAACAAGGTGCTAACCACCACCAGGAGTCTTGTGAGTGGAGAATTGGTGCAG ACTTACAACTACGAGGACGTTGATGCAAAGAGAATTTTCCAGAAGCAATAA